In Reichenbachiella agarivorans, one genomic interval encodes:
- a CDS encoding alpha-L-fucosidase C-terminal domain-containing protein, with amino-acid sequence MVSKNGIMLLSAGPMADGTIPQEQVDAMQGIGAWMSRYGEAIYGTRPFVAYGQGPTQIRQRPHDGWNEFDALKGGLDELHEHDIRYTRKGDVVYVIQLGWDDQESQRVLKVFAQEAKGIKMQSVSVLGSQEIIQWHRGKQGLVVHQPQTKPAEADAALVYKIQLWP; translated from the coding sequence GTGGTAAGCAAAAACGGCATTATGTTACTCTCTGCAGGCCCTATGGCAGACGGTACGATACCTCAGGAGCAGGTAGATGCCATGCAGGGCATCGGCGCCTGGATGTCGCGCTACGGAGAGGCTATCTATGGCACGCGCCCCTTTGTGGCTTATGGCCAAGGCCCGACGCAGATTCGCCAGCGTCCCCACGACGGATGGAACGAATTTGATGCACTCAAAGGAGGGCTAGATGAACTCCATGAGCACGACATTCGCTATACGCGCAAGGGAGATGTCGTCTATGTCATTCAGCTTGGATGGGACGACCAAGAGTCTCAGCGAGTACTGAAGGTTTTTGCTCAGGAGGCGAAAGGTATAAAAATGCAATCTGTTAGTGTGTTGGGCAGTCAAGAGATTATCCAGTGGCACAGAGGTAAGCAAGGACTGGTCGTACATCAGCCTCAAACCAAGCCTGCTGAGGCGGATGCTGCTTTGGTGTACAAAATCCAATTGTGGCCTTGA
- a CDS encoding sulfatase/phosphatase domain-containing protein: MAERVYLQDVYPTLLDLLDIPKPEHVAFQSLLPQIEQGSGARGSIYLAMFDSQRGIISGDNKLIIYPKSGDRELYDLSQDPWETHNLIDKRKSKRIEATLVEQLQQWQTQVGDEVLVK; the protein is encoded by the coding sequence ATAGCAGAAAGAGTGTATCTACAGGATGTATATCCGACACTGTTGGATCTGCTCGATATACCCAAGCCTGAGCATGTGGCTTTCCAGAGTCTGTTACCTCAGATCGAGCAGGGCTCGGGCGCACGTGGGTCGATTTACCTGGCGATGTTCGACAGTCAGCGGGGTATCATCTCGGGTGATAACAAGTTGATCATCTACCCCAAGTCTGGAGATCGCGAGCTTTACGATCTGAGCCAAGACCCCTGGGAGACCCACAATCTGATTGATAAAAGAAAGTCCAAACGGATCGAAGCAACCTTGGTGGAGCAACTGCAGCAATGGCAAACGCAGGTGGGGGACGAGGTTTTAGTGAAATGA
- a CDS encoding sulfatase-like hydrolase/transferase translates to MKKRLFVLYLLLGVSVAGIAQPNILFIESDDQSNQAVGAFGYPVMKTPHIDRIAEEGVSFTSAYNMGCWSPAVCVPSRTMLFYGQYLWDSQNTAKDNAPKSMPELLKEKGYATYMTGKWHAWGKPVAEIFDSLGSIQPGQLKTYNTPQGHVTDITGQEAVSFIENYNNEAPYFLYVAFNAPHVPRQTEQKYYDLYPVDEMPLPPSVVEGPLNPNIEYNYTNAPLSKQTMRNRVQQNNAMVTHMDERIGDIIAALKASGQYDNTIIVFMSDHGISFGENGVAGKVCLYEPSVTAPLIIKAPG, encoded by the coding sequence ATGAAAAAAAGACTATTCGTTCTTTATCTATTATTAGGCGTATCGGTAGCAGGTATCGCTCAACCAAATATCCTATTCATCGAGTCTGACGATCAGAGCAATCAGGCCGTGGGGGCGTTTGGCTACCCAGTCATGAAGACACCTCATATCGATCGGATCGCAGAAGAGGGGGTGTCTTTTACCTCTGCCTACAACATGGGCTGCTGGTCGCCAGCGGTTTGCGTACCGAGTCGTACGATGCTTTTCTATGGTCAGTACCTCTGGGATAGCCAAAATACTGCCAAAGACAATGCGCCCAAGTCTATGCCTGAACTACTCAAGGAGAAAGGCTATGCGACCTACATGACGGGCAAGTGGCATGCTTGGGGCAAGCCAGTAGCTGAGATTTTCGATAGCTTGGGTAGTATCCAACCTGGTCAACTCAAGACTTATAATACACCACAGGGACACGTGACGGACATCACAGGTCAGGAAGCGGTTTCTTTCATTGAGAACTATAATAACGAAGCACCCTATTTCCTCTATGTGGCTTTCAATGCGCCGCATGTACCACGACAGACTGAGCAAAAATACTACGACCTATATCCAGTAGATGAGATGCCTTTACCTCCCAGTGTGGTAGAAGGCCCACTCAATCCCAATATCGAATATAACTACACCAATGCTCCGCTGAGTAAGCAGACTATGCGCAATCGTGTGCAGCAAAACAACGCTATGGTTACTCATATGGACGAGAGGATTGGGGATATCATCGCTGCACTCAAAGCCAGTGGGCAGTATGACAATACCATCATTGTATTCATGAGCGACCATGGGATCAGCTTTGGCGAAAATGGCGTGGCGGGTAAGGTGTGCCTCTACGAGCCTAGCGTGACAGCACCGCTGATTATCAAAGCTCCAGGCTAG
- a CDS encoding nucleotidyl transferase family protein: MESGVHTTKEKALSLNLNESIYGSLAEIGAGQEVAANFFKAGGASGTIAKTMSAYDMDFSDAIYGATDRYVCEDKLHKMLNKEYGLLSVRLTRRADTSKFFAFANTIETINFKKTNQGHGWLGVRFQMEPNAEHNDIIIHVVLKDPEAIWQQEVLGKIGVNLIYACFNHSDNPDRMMVSIVDNISEGRVEIDYFKLTGPNFRHVDNRLMSLKLVKYGLSHAAMFDKDGHNKQPSTFLYKKNVCVLRGYFRPFTLVSEDMIQSAINQFHKDTLIDPEKVLITTELTINDLTRDGKIDDSDFLDRVKILNSLGHNVLISNYTEHYKLAAYLYQFTKGKRMSFVIGTDNLRKLFDEEYYFNLKGGLLESFSRLFGSNVKLLIYPTLFQDKIETTLNFTPPKLLEHLYLYLKENDFIEDIDSAKRDIQHIQSSDVLDMIQSGQSDWEALVPATVADIIKKNDMFGYSSKNETATH; the protein is encoded by the coding sequence ATGGAATCAGGCGTACATACTACCAAAGAAAAAGCCCTCTCACTCAACCTCAACGAATCCATCTATGGCTCTCTGGCCGAAATCGGTGCGGGACAAGAAGTAGCTGCCAATTTTTTCAAGGCAGGTGGCGCCTCTGGTACCATTGCCAAAACCATGTCCGCCTATGACATGGACTTCTCTGATGCAATCTATGGCGCGACTGACCGGTACGTCTGTGAGGACAAGCTCCATAAAATGCTCAACAAAGAATATGGTCTACTGTCGGTGCGACTGACTCGCCGAGCAGACACCAGCAAGTTCTTTGCCTTTGCCAATACGATCGAAACCATCAATTTTAAAAAAACCAACCAAGGACATGGCTGGTTGGGTGTTCGCTTTCAGATGGAGCCCAATGCTGAACACAACGACATCATCATCCATGTGGTACTCAAAGATCCAGAAGCCATCTGGCAGCAGGAAGTACTAGGCAAGATTGGAGTCAATTTGATCTATGCATGTTTCAACCACTCAGACAACCCTGATCGTATGATGGTATCCATTGTGGACAACATCAGTGAAGGGCGTGTAGAAATTGACTACTTCAAACTCACAGGCCCTAATTTTCGTCATGTAGACAACCGCCTCATGAGTCTCAAACTGGTCAAATACGGTCTATCTCATGCTGCCATGTTTGACAAGGACGGGCACAACAAACAACCCTCCACCTTCCTCTACAAGAAAAACGTCTGTGTACTGAGAGGGTATTTTAGGCCCTTTACACTGGTGAGCGAAGACATGATTCAGTCAGCCATCAATCAGTTTCACAAAGACACGCTGATAGACCCCGAAAAAGTCCTGATCACCACCGAGCTGACTATCAACGATTTGACCAGAGATGGAAAAATTGATGATTCAGACTTCTTGGATCGAGTCAAAATATTGAATTCGCTAGGACACAACGTCCTCATCTCTAATTACACAGAGCATTACAAACTAGCAGCCTATCTCTACCAGTTCACCAAAGGCAAGCGAATGTCATTTGTGATTGGCACTGACAACTTGCGCAAGCTTTTTGACGAAGAGTATTATTTCAACCTAAAGGGTGGATTGCTTGAATCATTCAGTAGACTATTTGGATCCAACGTCAAGTTGCTCATCTACCCTACTCTGTTTCAAGACAAAATTGAAACCACGCTCAATTTCACTCCTCCCAAACTATTGGAACATCTCTACTTGTACCTCAAGGAGAATGATTTTATTGAGGACATTGATTCGGCTAAAAGGGACATCCAACACATCCAATCATCAGATGTATTGGATATGATCCAGTCAGGACAGTCTGATTGGGAAGCACTCGTACCTGCGACGGTAGCTGATATCATCAAAAAGAACGACATGTTTGGCTACTCATCAAAAAATGAGACCGCAACTCATTAA
- a CDS encoding sodium-dependent transporter — protein sequence MAARGHFSNRLGFILAAAGSAVGLGNIWKFPFEVEKGGGAAFVVLYLIFCFALCFPVMVTEIAIGRKTEKNPAGAFVALGFPKWKYLGILGIISGIIILSFYNVVAGWAFGYFIEMAQGNFEIGNQFGDFITNIWKISLYAILFMGATALIVSKGISGGIERAAKILMPSLILMILGILLYSFTLPNAMTGIKYYLIPEFSELNLATIGGALRQAFFSLSLGMGALITYGSYFSKDENIIASAASITLFDVGIAFFAGLMLFPLVSYSTGGDMSNIQGGAGLIFTVLPGVFQSLGPILGIVLGSLFFLLLSFAALTSTVSLLEVPVAYIVDEYKANRNTAVIIMAVIIFVTGIPSLIGNGYSEIFTNFVTYVGADHPTDFMTFLGQVADIFLLFGGCLIVTFAAYVWKKENLHAEIAQGYEGYHQSFVKKFINITVSYVCPVLLGLLFVLVILNNFFGIELIR from the coding sequence ATGGCAGCAAGAGGACATTTTAGCAATAGATTGGGTTTTATATTGGCAGCTGCAGGCTCTGCGGTAGGTTTAGGAAATATATGGAAATTCCCTTTCGAGGTAGAAAAAGGTGGGGGCGCTGCATTTGTTGTCTTGTATCTTATCTTCTGCTTTGCCTTGTGTTTTCCCGTCATGGTTACGGAGATTGCCATTGGTCGCAAGACAGAAAAAAACCCAGCGGGAGCATTTGTGGCTTTGGGCTTCCCTAAATGGAAATACTTGGGCATTTTGGGCATCATCAGTGGCATCATTATTCTGTCCTTTTACAACGTAGTGGCAGGTTGGGCATTTGGTTATTTCATCGAAATGGCTCAAGGCAACTTTGAGATAGGCAATCAATTTGGAGACTTCATTACCAATATTTGGAAGATTTCTCTCTATGCCATTCTATTCATGGGTGCTACCGCTTTGATCGTCTCCAAAGGTATATCTGGCGGAATCGAAAGAGCTGCGAAAATATTGATGCCTTCCCTCATTTTGATGATTTTAGGCATTTTGCTGTACTCATTTACACTACCCAATGCAATGACAGGAATCAAGTATTACCTGATTCCAGAATTTTCGGAGTTGAATCTCGCGACAATTGGCGGAGCACTCAGACAAGCATTCTTTTCTTTGTCGCTAGGTATGGGTGCCCTGATCACCTATGGCAGCTACTTTTCTAAAGACGAAAACATCATTGCTTCGGCAGCTTCTATTACTTTGTTTGATGTAGGAATCGCATTCTTTGCAGGATTGATGCTATTTCCTTTGGTTTCTTATAGTACGGGTGGTGACATGAGCAACATCCAAGGTGGCGCAGGATTGATCTTTACAGTTCTCCCTGGCGTATTTCAGTCATTGGGACCAATCTTGGGTATCGTCCTAGGATCGTTGTTTTTTCTTTTGTTGTCATTTGCAGCACTGACTTCTACCGTTTCGTTGCTAGAGGTGCCTGTAGCCTATATCGTGGATGAATACAAAGCCAATAGAAACACCGCTGTGATCATCATGGCAGTCATCATTTTTGTCACAGGTATCCCTTCTTTGATAGGCAATGGATATAGTGAAATATTTACAAATTTCGTAACTTATGTCGGAGCGGATCATCCAACAGACTTCATGACTTTCTTAGGTCAGGTGGCTGACATATTCCTTCTCTTTGGTGGTTGCTTGATTGTCACTTTCGCAGCGTACGTCTGGAAAAAAGAAAATCTCCACGCTGAGATTGCTCAGGGATACGAAGGGTACCATCAGTCTTTTGTCAAAAAATTTATCAACATCACAGTGAGCTATGTGTGTCCTGTTTTACTTGGATTGTTGTTTGTGCTAGTCATTCTCAACAACTTCTTTGGGATAGAATTGATTAGGTAG
- a CDS encoding asparagine synthetase B has product MKRIILSILLLASIQAKASYLFLPMDNSQSNHLKAYGIAYWVLQNDVKVDWLLNYKGGSFMFKYMQAFENELVIRGVSYQVISDAQANSLLAEIASPASNMDAMTLDKYPKIAVYSPKSKQPWDDAVTLVLTYAEIPYDVVFDDELMYDELPKYDWLHLHHEDFTGQYGKFYRVYQHFPWYQQQQQEYEASARKHGFSKVSQLKLGIVKKIQAYVAGGGFLFAMCSATDTYDIALAAEGVDICESMFDGDPMDPNAQSKLDFDKTFAFKDFILERNPYVYEFSSIDTAPAQRGLREDNDYFTLFEFSAKWDPVPTMLTQNHEHILKGFMGQTTSFKKNLVKSDVVVLGETKSINEVKYIHGIYGKGFWTFYGGHDPEDYQHMVSEEPTDLNLHPNSPGYRLILNNILFPAAKKKKQKT; this is encoded by the coding sequence ATGAAGAGAATCATTCTGAGCATCCTGCTTTTGGCCTCCATTCAAGCCAAAGCCTCCTACCTCTTTTTACCGATGGACAATTCTCAGTCCAATCACTTGAAGGCCTATGGTATAGCCTACTGGGTGCTGCAAAATGACGTCAAAGTAGACTGGTTGCTCAACTACAAAGGAGGTTCTTTCATGTTCAAATACATGCAAGCCTTCGAAAACGAACTGGTCATCAGAGGAGTCAGCTATCAAGTGATCTCTGACGCTCAAGCCAACTCCCTCCTGGCAGAAATCGCCAGTCCAGCTTCCAACATGGATGCCATGACCTTGGATAAGTACCCCAAAATTGCTGTGTACTCTCCCAAAAGTAAACAGCCCTGGGATGATGCTGTGACTTTGGTACTTACTTACGCCGAGATCCCTTATGACGTGGTCTTCGATGATGAACTGATGTATGACGAATTGCCCAAATATGACTGGCTCCATCTTCATCATGAGGATTTCACTGGCCAGTATGGCAAATTTTACCGTGTGTACCAGCATTTCCCTTGGTACCAGCAGCAGCAGCAAGAGTACGAAGCATCTGCGCGCAAACATGGTTTTAGCAAAGTCTCACAACTCAAATTGGGGATTGTCAAGAAAATACAAGCTTATGTAGCTGGGGGTGGATTCCTATTCGCTATGTGCTCAGCAACGGATACTTATGACATAGCTTTGGCTGCTGAGGGTGTGGACATCTGTGAGTCCATGTTCGATGGTGACCCGATGGATCCCAATGCACAGTCCAAACTAGATTTTGACAAGACCTTTGCTTTCAAAGACTTCATCTTGGAGCGAAATCCCTACGTCTACGAGTTTTCGAGCATAGACACTGCTCCTGCACAAAGAGGCCTCAGAGAAGACAATGACTATTTCACACTCTTTGAGTTTTCGGCCAAGTGGGATCCAGTCCCTACCATGCTAACACAAAACCACGAACACATCCTGAAGGGCTTCATGGGCCAAACGACTTCATTCAAAAAAAACCTAGTCAAGTCAGACGTAGTAGTGCTCGGAGAGACCAAATCTATCAATGAGGTCAAATACATTCATGGTATCTATGGCAAAGGCTTTTGGACCTTCTATGGAGGACACGATCCTGAGGACTACCAACACATGGTAAGCGAAGAGCCTACAGACCTCAACCTCCACCCCAACTCCCCAGGCTATAGATTGATTCTCAATAATATTTTATTTCCAGCAGCCAAAAAGAAGAAACAAAAAACTTGA
- a CDS encoding prohibitin family protein: protein MDNRKLLPFILVGAVALFILFSLSSSLFFKVEPAERAIAFYTLSGKLDKENIITPGWHVKAPWTSIYTYDVSESKVEESMDVLDKNGLSISVDVSVRFTPMKDKIGEIQENFKGEYISVLVIPEVRSSVRQVMGRFTAEEIYSTKRAEVETAIKTETEKVLGSPQNNVIMKALLIRSINLPAQIKQAIENKLQQEQEALAYQFRLDKERSEAERMKIGAEGEARANQIINSSLTPALLKMRGIEATQTLATSPNAKVIVIGSGKDGLPLILGDN, encoded by the coding sequence ATGGATAACAGAAAACTTTTGCCCTTCATTTTAGTAGGTGCCGTTGCTTTATTTATTCTCTTTAGTTTGTCATCAAGTCTATTCTTCAAAGTAGAACCCGCAGAACGTGCGATTGCTTTTTACACCCTATCTGGTAAACTAGACAAAGAAAACATCATCACCCCAGGATGGCATGTCAAAGCACCGTGGACGAGCATCTATACTTATGATGTCTCTGAGAGCAAAGTAGAAGAAAGCATGGATGTATTGGACAAAAATGGTCTGTCCATCAGTGTGGATGTTTCTGTACGATTCACGCCTATGAAAGACAAAATTGGAGAGATACAAGAAAATTTCAAAGGAGAATACATCAGTGTATTGGTCATCCCTGAGGTAAGATCATCGGTGAGGCAAGTGATGGGAAGATTCACTGCCGAAGAAATCTACTCTACCAAAAGAGCTGAAGTGGAGACAGCCATCAAAACAGAGACTGAAAAAGTCCTAGGCAGCCCTCAAAATAATGTAATCATGAAAGCCTTGCTAATCAGATCCATTAATCTCCCCGCTCAAATCAAGCAAGCTATCGAAAACAAATTGCAGCAAGAACAAGAAGCTTTGGCATATCAGTTTCGCCTAGACAAGGAAAGAAGTGAGGCAGAAAGAATGAAAATTGGTGCAGAAGGAGAAGCCAGAGCCAACCAAATCATCAACTCCAGTTTGACCCCAGCCTTGCTAAAAATGAGAGGAATAGAGGCGACCCAAACCCTCGCCACTTCACCTAACGCAAAAGTAATTGTAATCGGTAGTGGAAAAGATGGCCTGCCCCTTATATTAGGTGACAATTAA
- a CDS encoding citrate synthase, protein MSEIAEIKVGDKVIELPIEVGTENEKAINIGTLRAQSGLTTLDPGYKNTGATKSAITFLDGEKGILKHRGYSIEELADKSSFIEVSYLLIYGNLPTQEELDNFKSAITKHTLVHEDIKKILEGFPSTAHPMGVLSSLVTSQTAFYPESLDPNRSIEEVNLSIIRIIAKMPTFAAWAYKNQVGHPVVYPDNSLDYCSNFLKMMFALPSEDYKVDPIVAKALDTLLILHADHEQNCSTSTVRIVGSSQASLYASLSAGINALWGPLHGGANQAVIEMLEAIKADGGDADKYLEKAKDKNDPFRLMGFGHRVYKNFDPRARIIKKAANDVLEKLGVNDPVLNIAKRLEEKALTDEYFIQRSLYPNVDFYSGIIYRALGIPTEMFTVMFALGRLPGWIAQWKEMRENNEPIGRPRQVYIGEKDRSYVDINKR, encoded by the coding sequence ATGTCAGAAATAGCAGAAATCAAGGTAGGAGATAAAGTCATAGAACTGCCGATCGAAGTGGGTACCGAAAATGAAAAAGCAATCAACATAGGTACTCTACGTGCACAATCTGGACTGACAACATTAGATCCGGGATATAAAAACACCGGTGCAACCAAAAGTGCAATCACTTTCTTGGATGGTGAAAAAGGAATTTTGAAACACAGAGGATATTCGATCGAAGAATTGGCCGACAAGTCAAGCTTTATTGAAGTTTCTTACCTTTTGATCTACGGGAATCTTCCAACTCAAGAAGAGCTGGATAATTTCAAAAGTGCAATCACAAAGCATACGCTCGTACACGAGGACATCAAGAAAATATTAGAAGGATTTCCTTCTACCGCACACCCAATGGGCGTGTTATCTTCTTTGGTTACTTCGCAGACAGCGTTTTACCCAGAGTCATTAGATCCAAACAGATCTATCGAAGAGGTGAATTTGAGCATCATTAGAATTATCGCTAAGATGCCAACCTTCGCAGCCTGGGCGTACAAAAATCAAGTGGGACACCCTGTGGTGTACCCAGACAACAGCTTGGATTATTGCAGCAACTTCTTGAAGATGATGTTTGCATTGCCTTCTGAAGATTACAAAGTAGATCCTATAGTAGCCAAAGCATTGGACACACTATTGATCTTGCATGCAGATCACGAGCAAAATTGCTCAACTTCTACTGTAAGAATCGTAGGTTCATCACAAGCTAGCTTGTATGCTTCGCTTTCAGCAGGTATCAACGCCCTATGGGGTCCATTGCACGGAGGTGCTAACCAAGCTGTGATCGAAATGCTTGAAGCAATCAAAGCTGACGGTGGAGATGCAGACAAGTACCTCGAAAAAGCAAAGGATAAAAATGACCCTTTCAGATTGATGGGATTCGGACACAGAGTTTACAAAAACTTTGATCCAAGAGCTAGAATCATCAAGAAAGCAGCGAATGACGTATTGGAAAAGTTAGGAGTAAATGACCCAGTATTGAACATCGCCAAAAGACTTGAAGAAAAGGCCTTGACCGATGAATATTTTATCCAAAGATCATTGTATCCAAATGTGGACTTCTACAGTGGCATCATTTACAGAGCATTGGGTATCCCTACAGAAATGTTCACTGTGATGTTTGCTTTGGGTAGACTACCAGGCTGGATCGCTCAATGGAAGGAAATGAGAGAGAACAATGAGCCTATCGGCAGACCAAGACAAGTGTATATTGGTGAAAAAGATAGATCATACGTCGATATCAACAAGAGATAA